Within bacterium, the genomic segment TCCACCGGCATGCCGATCTCTACCGCGTCGGGATCCACATCAACCAGATTCGAGATGATCCGCACGCCGCCTGCGTCTTCGAGCGCGATCACCGCGATCAGGAACGGGAGGTCCTGTCCCGCGGCCATCGGGCGATGTACTGCGGTGTATGTGTAGACCTCGCCGCGGCCCGGTACCTCTTGCCAGTCGGACTCGGTGGAGCGACAGGCGGGGCAGACAGGGGCCGGCGGAAGGCGCGTGTGGCCGCATGGCGTGCAGCGTTGCACCACGAGCCGATGTTCTGCGGCGGCCTCCCAGAAGGGGAGGGTCGTGCTGTCGGCCAGCGGCTGGGGCATCCCGTCGGGAAAGAAACGTTCGCTCATCTTCTCCCCAATACGATCGCACTCGATGGCACGCAGGCGCCGCTGGTGACGAGGCAGGTCTCTGCGCCCTCGACCGGGCTGGTCGATTCGCCGCGCAGTGCCCGCACGCCCTCGACGACGTGGTTGAGCCCGTGGATGTAGGCCTCCGACAAGCTGCCACCGTGGGTGTTCGTGGGCAGGCTGCCGCCGTGCCACGAAAGTGCACCGCTCTCGATGAAGGGTCCACCTTCCCCTCGCTTGCAGAAGCCGTAGTCCTCGAGCTGCATGAGGACGCAACCGGTGAAGTGGTCGTAGATCTGCGCCACGTCCATGTCGCTGGGGCCGACGCCGGCCTTGCCCCAGAGGCGATTTGCCAGCTCTTCCGTGCCGCCGGTGGCGTAGATCTCGTCGGCCACGTTGGCGTTCGAGAAGGGACCGAAGCCGTAACCTTGCGGCGCGCCTTGCTCGCTCGCGAGGATCTCGACTGGCCGCTTCGCGAGATCCCGGGCGCGTTCTTCGGTTGTGACCACCACCGCGCAGGCGCCGTCGCTCTCGAGGCAGCAATCGAAGAGCCGGTGCGGGTCGGCGATCATGGGTGACGCCTGGTGATCGGCGAGGGTGAGCGGCCGTCCGCCCATCACGGCTCGCGGGTTGCGGCTGGCGTGCTCCCGGAACGTCACGGCCAGCATTCCGAGCTGCTCGCTCGTCGTGCCGTAGAGATGCATGTGTCGCCGCGTCGGAAGTGCGTAGGCGGCCGCGGCCATCAGCAGGCCATAGGGCATCACGAAGCCCACCGAAGCGAGCATCAGCGAGTTGGCAGCCTGAACGGTCGGCGGTGCCGGATCGGGCGCAGCCGATGCATCCACGCCTCCGCTTCCGAAGCGGAAGAACTGCCCCTGGCAGAGCGAGCGGTACACCACGACGACTTCGGCCTGGCCCGTCTCCACCGCCATCGCGGCATTGCCGACGGCGGCACAGCCTCCGCCCCCTCCCGGCAGCCACACCATGTTGGCGAAGCGCAACGCGGGAAGCCCGAGTTCGGCCGCCAGGAAGGTCGCTTCGTTGCGATCCTCCGCAAAGGAAGCGAGTCCATCGACGTCGTCCATGTCGAGCCCCGCATCCTCGACGGCCCGCAGGATGGCCTGACATGCGAGAGCGTGTTCGGTGACGTCGCCGATCTTGCCCCAGCGCGCGTAGGGTGTCTCTCCGACACCGACGATATGCGCCTTGCGCTGGCTCATGTCTGGTTCTCCATGACTTGGCGGCCCTCCACGAGGTGGGTCATGCGATTGGCAGCGAGAGCACGACGGTACCCGTCGCATGGTCGCCCAGGTCGTTGGCTGCGCGAACGGAAACCTCGACCACGTGCTCGTCGCCTTCCTCCGCGACGTTCGTCACCTGGCCCGTGAAGTGCAGCGCCTGCCCCGGCACGGCGGGCCCGCCCAGACGGATGCGAATGCTGCGCACCATCGTCTCGGGCCCCGCCCAATCGGTGATGTAGCGCGCCACGTAGCCGTTGGTGGTGAGGATGTTCATGAACAGGTCCGGCGCACCCTGGGCCCGCGCGAACTCGGGATCGTGGTGTGCAGGCATGAAGTCGCGGGAGGCGATGGCGCCGGCGACGATCACGGTCGAGGTGACGGGAAGTGCGAAGGCGGGCAGCTCGTCGCCCACCGAGATTCCGAGGCTCGAGGAACCGACGCTCATGACGCGCCTCCCAACTTACTGGGGTCGATGGTGCTGGGGTCGAATTTGAGGATGCGGAAGAGCTGGTGCCCGACGATCTCGTCGCTCGCGTCCAGATACGTGGTCACCCAAGTGACGAAATAGCCCTTCCCGAGGCCCGTGGTCTTGCGATTCGAGATGGATTCGATCACGAGCTTGATGTGCAGCCGATCGCCGGGCCGCAGGTATCGGATGAACTCGAGCTCGGAGTTCGTGGCCAGGGTGCCCACGTAGCCGGCTTCGTCCAGGACCGGCAGCGGATTGTCGAAATTGATCTCGCCCGGAGCGCCGCCCCGCTCGGCAATGCCCTCGATCTTCGGGCGGGGCATGGTCCAGGCCTGGAGCATGGCGGGGGGCGCAACGATTCCCCCGAAACGGCTCTTCGCGGCAGCGGCCTCGTCGAGATACACGGGATTACGATCGTCCAGCGCATCGACCCAATGCCGGATCATCGGCAGGTTCACGGCATCGGGGGCCTCGGCCGGCGGGCCCATCGGCTGGCCTACGTACCTTTCGAGTCGCTCTCGGAGTTCATCCACTTCTTCGTTGGCCATCGTGTTCCCTGGGTTTTGATTCGTGCTGGATTCAGTGGGTTGCGAGGCCGAGTCCGCGAAGCGCGAAGCTCGCGAAGGAGGCGGCCGATTCCTCGACCGGCGGAGGGGCTTCGAGCCGACCGCGGGCCGCCATCGCTCCGACGATCAGCGTCCCCAGGCTGTTGCGATCCGCCGGATCGATCGGGCCCGCGAGCTCTCCCCGGCTGAATCCATCGGCGAGGATCCGGTCGATCTCGTCGTTGAAGTTCTTCAGCACCATCGCAAACTCGGTGCCCCCGGGCCCCTCCTCTGTCGTGGCTTCGTACAACGGGATCGGGAAGGCGATCGCCAGGAAGAACTCGCGGTTCTGATCGACCCGCGACAGGCAGACCTCGAAGAAGGCGGCGAGCTGCCGTTCGAGCCCCGAGGCCCGATCGATGCGTCGGGCGAGCACCTCGGCGAGCGCCTCGCGGCGTGCCGCAAAGCAGCCCTTCAGGATCTCGTCCTTCGAGGGGAAGTATTCGTAGACAGTGCTTCGGCTGAGGCCGGCACGTTTTGCGATTTGATCGACCGACGATCGCTCGAATCCGTTCTCGCTGATGACTTCGCGGGCGCCCTTCAGGATCTGGTCGCGGCGGTAGGTCTGGAGCAGCTCGACGGGCGCCTTGGACACGTTGCGGGCTCTCCCTTCACTGGATGTCGTGGTGTCACCGGGCCCCGAGCGACTTCACCCGCTGAATCAAGTAGTTGCCCACCGTTTCGGACAGGCGTACGATACATCAGACAGCTGTCCGATTCAATCGATCTGATCGTCTTCGCTCGGCTCGGTGAACGGGTCGAGGCGCCAGGGCGGCTTCGACGATTTCGTGATCTACCAGAAGGGCGGGAGCATCGGCGGCATGACGTGCGTGGCCTGAAGGACATCCGGGTGGTCGAACACTCGACCGGAATCGCTGGCCCCTACTGCAGCAAGCTCTTCGTGGATGCCGGTGCGGACGTGATCAAGCTGGAGCCCGCCGGCGGTGATCCGCTGCGCGGCTGGACGGCCTCGGATGCCGATCTCGGGGGTGAGGACGGCGGGCTCTTCCGTTTCCTCAATGCCTCGAAGCGGAGCGTCGTCGGTACGATTGACGATGTTCCCTCGGATTCGCTCGAAGCCCTGCTAATCGGCGCGGATCTCTTGATCGAAGACCTCGCACCCGGGGCCTACGACCGCGGCGCCCTCTGCGCGCGCCATCCGGGCCTCGTGGTCCTTTCGATCACGCCCTTCGGATTGAGTGGCCCGATGTCGAATCGGCCCGCCACCGATTTCACGCTTCAGGCCGAGGGCGGGTCGATCGGCGCCCGGGCCCGCCCGAACGCAGAGCCCTACCAGGCGGGTGGCGACGTGTCGGCGTGGACGGGGGGCTGCTTCGCGGCCGTTGTCGCCCTGTCGGCCGTGCGACGATTGCGCGAGACCGGCCACGGCGAGCACATCGACTTCTCATTGCACGCAGCGACCGCCCTGGTGACGAATTGTTACCTCGATCTGATGTGGGGCATCCTCGGCCGTCCACCCGCCGTCGGCTCGCTCCCCAACTTCGAGACGCCGTCCATCGAGCCCACACGAGACGGGTTCGTCGGATTCACGACCTACTCGGCCCAGCAGATTTCCGACTTCCTGCTGATGATCGACCGACCCGATCTACGCGAAACCGGCGAGTTCGACCAGTTCATCCAGCGGTTGTCCCGGCTCGACGAGTGGGAGGAGATCGTCCACGCCTATACGCGCGAGCACGATAGCGACGAGATCATCGAGATCGCCCAGATGCTGCGCATTCCCGTTGCCCCCATCTGCAATGGACGGACGGTCCTCGACCAGGCGCAGCTACGTGCGCGGGGCGTCTACAGTGAAGACCCGGCCGGGGGCTTCCTCCGCCCTCGTCCTCCGTACCGCATCGACGGTGTCGAGCCCGCGTCGCCGCGCAGGTCGCCCGGCCTCGGCGAGCACGAGGGACGCATCGAGCATCGCGAACGCCGGTCGGAGCCTGGACCGCGCGGGAAGCGGCTTCCGCTCGAAGGGCTGCGCGTCATCGACACGACAGCCTGGTGGGCGGGTCCGATCGCCACCCAGATGCTCGCCATGCTCGGCGCCGATGTCATCCACATCGAATCCGTCCAACGGATCGACGGCAGCCGTTCCGTCGGCGGCACGTTCGCGGCGCAGCACGACGATTGGTGGGAGTGCAGCTTCATCTTCCTGTCCGCCAACTCGAACAAGCGCGGGCTGACCCTCGATCTCTCCCAGCCGAAGGGCATGGAAGTCTTCGAGTCGCTGATCAGCGGCGCGGACGTGCTCGTCGAGAACTTCAGCCCGCGCGTGATGGACGGATTCGGGGTCACCTGGGAGAAGGTGCAGGCGTGGAACCCGCGCTGTCACTACCTGCGCATGCCAGCCTTCGGGCTCGACGGCCCGTGGCGTGAATTCGTCGGCTTCGCAGCCACGATGGAGCAGATGGCCGGTCTTTCCTGGATGACCGGGCACGTCGATGATCAGCCGCGCATCCAACGTGGCCCCTGCGATCCGATTGCCGGCATGCACGCGGCCTTTGCGCTGCTGGTTGCGCTGGCGGAGCGCGACCATGACGGCCGCGGCCATTTCGTCGAGTGCTCGATGCTCGAGGCTGCAGTGAACATCACGGCCGAGCAGGTGATCGAGTACACGGCCCACGGGCATCTCATGCAGCGCCAGGGGAACCGGAGCCCGACGGCTGCGCCTCAGGGCCTGTATGCCTGCAAGGGCCACGAAGTAGCGATGAGCCCCCAGTGGCTCGCTGTGTCGATCGCCACGAAAGCCCAGTGGGAAGCGCTCGTCGATTGGCTTGGCCATCCCGACTGGGCTGAGGGCATCGGTTCTGGGCTGTCCGATCGCCGCCGCCACGAGGACACCATCGATGCAGAACTTCGCCGCTTCTTCGCGGCGCGCGAACGCGACGCCTGCATCGACGCGCTCGTCGGCGCCGGAATCCCCGCAGCCCGGGTCGTGGATCCCCGCACGTTGGCGGAGCATCCCCAGCTCCTGGCGCACGGGTTCTTCGAAGAAGTCACGCACCCGATGGTCGGCCGCCAGGCCACGATGGGCGCACCCTTCCGATTCGCGAGCGTCGACCATTGGCTCGATCGGGCTGCGCCCATGCTGGGGCAGCACAACGACGAAATCCTGCGTGAGGTCGGCTACGACGACGACGAGATCGAGGCCCTCGTCGTAGCGAAGGTGATCGGAGACCGGCCCGAAGGGGTCTGACGGTTGGCGGGCTACTCGCTGGCGAGTTCGTCGAGTCGCTCCATCGTGTCGGCGTACTCGACGGCGAATTCTTCCATCACCGTGCGCACGGATTTCACGTGGTTCATGGTTCCGACGATCTGGCCGACGAAATAGTTGGCCAGTTGCTCGGCACCCGGGTTGTTGTGCGCGGTGCGGTTGATGCGTGCCTGGGCTTCTTGGACCAGCCGCGGTTGCAGCGGCATGGGCAGGGGCGCCGGATTCGCCGGGTCCTCCCAGGCATCGGTCCAGGCACTGCGCAGCTGCCGTGCGGGCTTTCCGGTGAGCGACCGGCTCCGAACCGTATCGCTCGAACCGGCCTTCAGGAACTTCTTCTTCACCACCGGATGGGTCTCGGCCTCTTCGGTCGTGAGCCAGACGGACCCGCACCAGACGCCCTGGGCGCCAAGCGCGAGGGATGCGGTGATCTGGCGACCATTTCCGATCCCACCCGCCGCGAGCACCGGAACCGGGCTGACGGCATCGACGACTTCCGGCACGAGCACCATCGTGGAGACCGTGCCCGTGTGGCCACCGGCTTCGTAGCCCTGAGCCACCACGATATCGACGCCCGCTTCGACGTGGCGCCTTGCGTGCTCGACCGTGCCCGCGAGCGCGGCGACCTTCACGCCTTTCTCGCGCCCCTTCTCGATCATCCAGGCTGGCGGCGGCCCGAGCGCGGAAGCGATCAGGCTGATGTTGTGTTCGAAGACCATTTCGATCACTTCGCGCTGGCCTTCGAAGCCGACCTGAAGCCCCCCAGCAAGCTGGTGATCGCTCGGGAGGGTGGGAACCTCGTGCTGGGTGAGCAGGTCGTCGAGGAATTTTCGGTGCTCTTCGGGAATTCGCTCGTCGAGCTGGCTCGCATCGAAACCGCCGCGATCCGAGCCCACGAATTTCGCGGGGAGCAGGAGATCGACGCCGTAGGGCTTGTCTCCGATCTCGTTCTCGATCCACTCGAGCTCGACCTTCAGGCCCTTCACGGAATGTCCCGCCACACCGAGCACGCCCAGGCCACCGGCCTTCGAAACGGCGGCCGCGACGTCGCGACAATGGGTGAACGCGAAGATCGGGAACTCGAGACCGAGTTCCTCTGCGAGCTTGGTGTGCATGCTGCCTCTCTTGGATGGGCTAGGCGGCCGGGGCGAAGCCCTGGAGTTTTGCGGCCTGATCACGCAGGTGCTCGGGGCCTCCGAGCAGATGACGCGCGTTGGCGATGCGCTTGAACCAGAAGTGGAGATTCTGCTCGTCCGTCCAGCCGATGCCGCCATGCACCTGGGTCGAGACGCTCGCGATCTCTCGCCCGATCTCCGAAAGGTGTGCGAGCACGTGGCAGGCAAGCAGCGGCGTTTCATCGGGCATCGCGTCGAAGCTATGGGCGGAATACCAGAGCAGCGAACGCGCGGGCTCGAGCTCGGCGATCATCTCCGAGCACATATGCTTCACGGCCTGGAACGAACCGATCAAGCGGCCGAATTGCTTGCGCTCCTTCGCGTAGGCTACGGATTGCTCGATCATCGCCTCGCAGGCGCCGAGCACATCGGCAGCGAGCGCAATGCGGCCGGCTTCGAGCATTCGGCGGATCGCTTCGCCCGCGTCCTCGAAGACCGCTTCGGGCTGCACGCCGCCGAACACCACTTCGCTGGTGCAGCGGGTCGCGTCAACCGTCGCGAGGCGGGTGATCTCGGGTCCGGCGGCGTCTGTCTTCACGACGGCAAAGGTCTCGGAGTCGATCGCCACGAGGAGGAGGTCCGCATTGCAGGCGTCGATCGCCATCATGGCGCTACCGTGGAGCGCACCGTCGCGTTGCTGGACGCCGGCGTCTTCGCGTACCGAGAACAGTTCCGTCACCGCCACGCCCATCACGAGGTCTCCACTCCCGATTCCCTCGAGCCATGCGTCCGCAGCGGATCCGCCTGCCGCGGCAAGGGCCGTTGGTGCCATGATTCCGGAGGCAAGGAATGGAGAGGGCGTCGCGCCATGTCCGAGCGCCTGGGCCGCGAGGGCTGCATCGAGCAGGCTCAGGCCGCTGCCACTCTGGCCTTCCGGGACGAGGACGCCCGCGAAACCCAGCTCGGCCAATGCGCTCCAGATCGAGCGATCGTTGGGGCAGTCCGCTTCACGCAGCTCGCGGACGCGTTCGATCGGCACGTTTTCCGCGAGGAAGCCGCGAAGGCTCTGCTCGATGAGCAGATGTTCTTCCGAGAGTCCGAAATCCATATCGTTTCCTAGGCCTTCGCCGGCTTCGGCTCACGGGGGAGCCCGAGTCCGTGCTCGGCAATGATGTTCTTCTGGATCTGCGCCGTGCCGCCACCGATGATCAAGCCCAGCGAGAACATCGAGAGGGCTTGCCAATAGCCCCGCTCGCGCTCGTACTTCGAGTGGTCGTAGAGCGCGCCGAGTTCGCCCATCACGTCGAGCGCGAGCGCCGCCATATCGAAGCTTAGCTGGCAGTTCTGCAGCTTGACGATCAATCCGGCCACACCGGCCGGTTCGCCCTTCAAGCTGCAGGTGAGCATTCGCATTCCGTGGTGCTTCATCGTGAGCGCGCGAGCCTGGAGCTTCATCAAGCGGTCGCGATAGAGCGGGCTCGCCATCGCCGGAACACCGCCGATGGTCTCCTTCTGCATCAGGTTCGCAAGGCGGACGAGGGTGCCTTCGGCGTTGGAGTTCAGCGAGCTGCGTTCGTGTTTGAGGGTGGTATTGGCGATCTTCCAGCCTTCACCACGCTTGCCGACCACATTCGCTCTGGGTACCCGGACATCCGTCAGGAAGACCTGATTGAACGAATTCTCCCCGATGCTCCCGGACATCGTTTCGAGGCGCTGAATTTCGATGCCGGGCGAATCCATCGGCATCAGGATGTAGCTGATCCCTGCGTGCTTCTTCGCATCGGGCTCGGTCCGCACGAGGATGAAACACATCTGGGCCATGTCCGCGGTGCTGGTCCAGATCTTCTGACCGTTGAGGATGAAATCGTCGCCGTCTTCGACTGCGGAGGTCTGCAGGCTCGCAAGGTCGCTCCCGGAGCCGGGCTCCGAGTAACCCTGGCACCAGATGATCTCGCCGCGCATCGTCGGCCCGATCCATTTCTTGCGTTGCTCTTCGCTGCCGTGGGTGAGCAATGTGGGGACGAGCATGGACGGGCCCTGCGCGTTCAAACCGCGGGCCACGCCTACCCGGTTGAACTCCTCGTCCATGATCACGGTCTTGAGGAGATCGGGTGAGTCCCCGTAGCCGCCGTACTCTTTCGGAACGGTCCGAGCCCAGTAGCCGTGCTCGATCAGCAGGCTGAGCCAGCCCACGCGGCTCGGCTTTTCCTCTTCGGACATGCCGAAGGTCTTCGGAGGCTTGTTCTTGGAGAGGAACTCACGCACTTCGCTTCGGAAGTCGTCGTAGCTCGCATCGAATTCGAGATCCATGAAGTCTGTTTCCTCGTTCGCGGTCGGCTAGTGCTGGGGGCCGCGGGTTCCCGGTGCGGGCGGCTCCACAGGCCCTCCTGCGAAGCATTGGGCGATCGCCATCCATTGCGTCGCTACCGGCCCGGTGGTCTCGATCGACGTGTCCTGGACGTTGCGGCCCTGGGTCACGACGTGACAGAAATCGACGGCGCTCCCTCGCACCGAATCGTCGCTCGGCTCGTTCCACTCCCAGATTTCGCCCGAGGGTGCCACCAATCGCACGTAGGGAGGAGGACCGGGCACCTCTTCCTTTCGGTTCACGAAGGTCCAGCCGAACGTCTTGACGCCGATGGTCGCGATGTTCTTGATCCGATCCGTGTTCTCTCGCGTGGCGCCGACGAGATCGTAGATCTCCTGGCCGTGCGCCCAGGTCTCCATGTAGCGAGCCGTCGTGAACATGGGCACGCCCATGTCCGGGCCGAACCAGGGCAGCCGTCGCTTGGGGTCCGAGTCGCCAAGAGCCTTGGCGAGAGCATGCGCCGTGGTATGCCATGCCGAGAGCAGTTCTGCGACGTCGAGCTTTCCGAAACGTTTCCGAGCGATTTCCTTGTTCGTACTGCCTGCGATGACGCCGTCGATGATGATCTTTCGCTCGGGTGCGAAGGCTTCCTCTCCCGAGAGGGATGCCATCGATACTACGTCGAAGTAGTGGAGGTGGGCGACGACGTCCCACGGTGTCCACTC encodes:
- a CDS encoding Zn-ribbon domain-containing OB-fold protein translates to MSERFFPDGMPQPLADSTTLPFWEAAAEHRLVVQRCTPCGHTRLPPAPVCPACRSTESDWQEVPGRGEVYTYTAVHRPMAAGQDLPFLIAVIALEDAGGVRIISNLVDVDPDAVEIGMPVELAWEDMSPDLAVPRFRPCAGT
- a CDS encoding MaoC family dehydratase — protein: MSVGSSSLGISVGDELPAFALPVTSTVIVAGAIASRDFMPAHHDPEFARAQGAPDLFMNILTTNGYVARYITDWAGPETMVRSIRIRLGGPAVPGQALHFTGQVTNVAEEGDEHVVEVSVRAANDLGDHATGTVVLSLPIA
- a CDS encoding MaoC family dehydratase, translating into MANEEVDELRERLERYVGQPMGPPAEAPDAVNLPMIRHWVDALDDRNPVYLDEAAAAKSRFGGIVAPPAMLQAWTMPRPKIEGIAERGGAPGEINFDNPLPVLDEAGYVGTLATNSELEFIRYLRPGDRLHIKLVIESISNRKTTGLGKGYFVTWVTTYLDASDEIVGHQLFRILKFDPSTIDPSKLGGAS
- a CDS encoding TetR/AcrR family transcriptional regulator; protein product: MSKAPVELLQTYRRDQILKGAREVISENGFERSSVDQIAKRAGLSRSTVYEYFPSKDEILKGCFAARREALAEVLARRIDRASGLERQLAAFFEVCLSRVDQNREFFLAIAFPIPLYEATTEEGPGGTEFAMVLKNFNDEIDRILADGFSRGELAGPIDPADRNSLGTLIVGAMAARGRLEAPPPVEESAASFASFALRGLGLATH
- a CDS encoding CoA transferase translates to MRGLKDIRVVEHSTGIAGPYCSKLFVDAGADVIKLEPAGGDPLRGWTASDADLGGEDGGLFRFLNASKRSVVGTIDDVPSDSLEALLIGADLLIEDLAPGAYDRGALCARHPGLVVLSITPFGLSGPMSNRPATDFTLQAEGGSIGARARPNAEPYQAGGDVSAWTGGCFAAVVALSAVRRLRETGHGEHIDFSLHAATALVTNCYLDLMWGILGRPPAVGSLPNFETPSIEPTRDGFVGFTTYSAQQISDFLLMIDRPDLRETGEFDQFIQRLSRLDEWEEIVHAYTREHDSDEIIEIAQMLRIPVAPICNGRTVLDQAQLRARGVYSEDPAGGFLRPRPPYRIDGVEPASPRRSPGLGEHEGRIEHRERRSEPGPRGKRLPLEGLRVIDTTAWWAGPIATQMLAMLGADVIHIESVQRIDGSRSVGGTFAAQHDDWWECSFIFLSANSNKRGLTLDLSQPKGMEVFESLISGADVLVENFSPRVMDGFGVTWEKVQAWNPRCHYLRMPAFGLDGPWREFVGFAATMEQMAGLSWMTGHVDDQPRIQRGPCDPIAGMHAAFALLVALAERDHDGRGHFVECSMLEAAVNITAEQVIEYTAHGHLMQRQGNRSPTAAPQGLYACKGHEVAMSPQWLAVSIATKAQWEALVDWLGHPDWAEGIGSGLSDRRRHEDTIDAELRRFFAARERDACIDALVGAGIPAARVVDPRTLAEHPQLLAHGFFEEVTHPMVGRQATMGAPFRFASVDHWLDRAAPMLGQHNDEILREVGYDDDEIEALVVAKVIGDRPEGV
- a CDS encoding nitronate monooxygenase gives rise to the protein MHTKLAEELGLEFPIFAFTHCRDVAAAVSKAGGLGVLGVAGHSVKGLKVELEWIENEIGDKPYGVDLLLPAKFVGSDRGGFDASQLDERIPEEHRKFLDDLLTQHEVPTLPSDHQLAGGLQVGFEGQREVIEMVFEHNISLIASALGPPPAWMIEKGREKGVKVAALAGTVEHARRHVEAGVDIVVAQGYEAGGHTGTVSTMVLVPEVVDAVSPVPVLAAGGIGNGRQITASLALGAQGVWCGSVWLTTEEAETHPVVKKKFLKAGSSDTVRSRSLTGKPARQLRSAWTDAWEDPANPAPLPMPLQPRLVQEAQARINRTAHNNPGAEQLANYFVGQIVGTMNHVKSVRTVMEEFAVEYADTMERLDELASE
- a CDS encoding acyl-CoA/acyl-ACP dehydrogenase; protein product: MDFGLSEEHLLIEQSLRGFLAENVPIERVRELREADCPNDRSIWSALAELGFAGVLVPEGQSGSGLSLLDAALAAQALGHGATPSPFLASGIMAPTALAAAGGSAADAWLEGIGSGDLVMGVAVTELFSVREDAGVQQRDGALHGSAMMAIDACNADLLLVAIDSETFAVVKTDAAGPEITRLATVDATRCTSEVVFGGVQPEAVFEDAGEAIRRMLEAGRIALAADVLGACEAMIEQSVAYAKERKQFGRLIGSFQAVKHMCSEMIAELEPARSLLWYSAHSFDAMPDETPLLACHVLAHLSEIGREIASVSTQVHGGIGWTDEQNLHFWFKRIANARHLLGGPEHLRDQAAKLQGFAPAA
- a CDS encoding acyl-CoA dehydrogenase translates to MDLEFDASYDDFRSEVREFLSKNKPPKTFGMSEEEKPSRVGWLSLLIEHGYWARTVPKEYGGYGDSPDLLKTVIMDEEFNRVGVARGLNAQGPSMLVPTLLTHGSEEQRKKWIGPTMRGEIIWCQGYSEPGSGSDLASLQTSAVEDGDDFILNGQKIWTSTADMAQMCFILVRTEPDAKKHAGISYILMPMDSPGIEIQRLETMSGSIGENSFNQVFLTDVRVPRANVVGKRGEGWKIANTTLKHERSSLNSNAEGTLVRLANLMQKETIGGVPAMASPLYRDRLMKLQARALTMKHHGMRMLTCSLKGEPAGVAGLIVKLQNCQLSFDMAALALDVMGELGALYDHSKYERERGYWQALSMFSLGLIIGGGTAQIQKNIIAEHGLGLPREPKPAKA
- a CDS encoding TIGR03084 family protein, whose amino-acid sequence is MLQVVTDFRDEVDELHSFLQTLKPEQWERETAFMEWTPWDVVAHLHYFDVVSMASLSGEEAFAPERKIIIDGVIAGSTNKEIARKRFGKLDVAELLSAWHTTAHALAKALGDSDPKRRLPWFGPDMGVPMFTTARYMETWAHGQEIYDLVGATRENTDRIKNIATIGVKTFGWTFVNRKEEVPGPPPYVRLVAPSGEIWEWNEPSDDSVRGSAVDFCHVVTQGRNVQDTSIETTGPVATQWMAIAQCFAGGPVEPPAPGTRGPQH